The following coding sequences are from one Bradyrhizobium sp. 200 window:
- a CDS encoding efflux RND transporter periplasmic adaptor subunit — translation MKKRTLIVLVGAIAIATAAGFITRSSWMGGSSSAQGPQRPRMVSVELAKAERKAMPVDVDAIGMVTPISSVALKSRLETTIVAVHFEDGAKVSEGDLLFTLDSRQIDAQIEQAEGVLARDHAQLEGAQRDLRRFNDLVAKGATTQVNVDNARTQSDILTGTIKANQAALDNLKVQKSYTTIRAPFSGRISVANVKVGNFVRPADTTPLAVINQMAPVYVTFSVPQRVLVDLRESMAKGVSGVTATIPGRQHSETGKVAMVENTVDMATGMVTVRGIMNNENESLWPGTLVAAKLIIRAEDSIVVPTVAVQRSQSGNFVFVVKDGKAKVQPVKVDRTAQGMSVISEGLAGDESVVVDGQLLLSDGSLVEPRARKAGA, via the coding sequence ATGAAAAAACGTACCTTGATAGTCCTTGTCGGCGCTATCGCAATTGCCACGGCGGCCGGCTTTATCACCCGCTCCTCGTGGATGGGCGGCAGCAGCAGCGCCCAGGGCCCGCAGCGCCCGCGGATGGTGTCCGTCGAGCTGGCCAAGGCGGAGCGCAAAGCCATGCCCGTCGACGTCGATGCGATCGGAATGGTGACGCCGATTTCCAGCGTGGCGCTGAAGTCGCGGCTGGAGACCACCATCGTCGCGGTGCATTTCGAGGACGGCGCCAAGGTCAGCGAAGGCGATTTGCTGTTCACGCTCGACAGCCGCCAGATCGACGCCCAGATCGAACAGGCCGAGGGCGTGCTGGCCAGGGATCACGCCCAGCTCGAGGGCGCGCAGCGCGACCTCCGCCGCTTCAACGATCTCGTCGCCAAGGGCGCGACCACGCAGGTCAACGTCGACAACGCCAGGACGCAGTCCGACATCCTGACCGGCACGATCAAGGCCAATCAGGCCGCGCTCGACAATCTGAAGGTCCAGAAAAGCTACACTACGATCCGCGCGCCGTTCTCGGGACGCATCAGCGTCGCCAATGTCAAGGTCGGCAATTTCGTGCGCCCGGCCGATACCACCCCGCTTGCGGTCATCAACCAGATGGCGCCGGTTTACGTGACCTTTTCAGTTCCGCAGCGCGTGCTGGTGGATTTGCGCGAGTCCATGGCCAAGGGTGTCTCCGGCGTCACCGCGACCATTCCGGGCCGCCAACACTCCGAGACCGGCAAGGTCGCGATGGTCGAAAACACCGTGGATATGGCCACCGGCATGGTCACCGTGCGCGGCATCATGAACAATGAGAACGAGAGTTTGTGGCCGGGGACGCTGGTCGCGGCCAAGCTCATCATCCGAGCTGAGGATTCGATCGTGGTGCCGACGGTCGCCGTGCAGCGCAGCCAGAGCGGCAATTTCGTCTTCGTGGTCAAGGACGGCAAAGCCAAGGTCCAGCCGGTCAAGGTCGACCGCACCGCGCAGGGCATGTCGGTGATCTCTGAAGGGCTAGCCGGCGACGAAAGCGTCGTCGTCGACGGGCAGTTGTTGCTGTCGGACGGATCGCTGGTCGAGCCGCGGGCCAGGAAGGCCGGGGCATAG
- a CDS encoding efflux RND transporter permease subunit produces the protein MTLSELCIRRPVMTTLITASIIAFGVFGFRLLPVSALPRVDFPTIAVTATLPGASADTMAASVAGVIERQLSTVAGISSMSSNSSQGTSTITIQFDLNRNIDAAALDVQTALTIAQRRLPVEMIIPPSFRKVNPADFPVLFVVLNSSTLPLSAVHEYGDITIGQTLSQIPGVAQVSVYGAQKFAIRVQADPEAAAARGLSLEDIRTAVSRANSSTPVGTLNGPKQDVALQASGQMDKAMDYRQIVVAWRNGFPVKLDEVARIYDSVENERIASWLNGERAIVLGIQKQPDANTVAVVDSILAKFPALRAQIPPSVSINVLMDRSISIRQAVADVEETLLIAIGLVILVIFLFLRSASATFIPALAVPISLFGTCAVMYALDYSINNMTLLALTLSVGFVVDDAIVMLENIVRHIEHGMRPFEAALKGAREIGFTIISITFSLIAVFIPVLLMGGIVGRVFREFAVTVSVAIIVSGFVSLTLTPMLCARVLRAHDATKRPNVVLRVFEAMFDSWLRAYEWTLDWVLARKFLMLMVTLATLGGTVYLYMIVPKGFFPQEDTGFLIGVTEAATDTSFEAMKERQQALVEVLKSDPAIEYINSTVGAGGPNTTANYGRLFIALKPKKERDNLNTIIGRLRNKARQIPGMQAFFQPIQNLNIGGRISKSQYQYVMQSGDTDSLYRVAPEMRDKIEKVPGLLDVTTDLYIKNPQMTVDIDREKAAVYGVTVDQVRNQLYNAYGSRQVGTIYMPSNDYQIILEVQPQFRVDPSDLSKLYMKTQNNQTIPLSAVAKLVPTVGPLQINHQAQQPAVTISFNLAPGYSLGYAVDEITKLEQLSNLPATIATNFSGTAQVFQDSLRGQGVLILAAVFAAFVILGILYESFIHPITIISGLPSAGIGAILTLMLFGMEMSVIAMIGIVMLVGIVKKNAIMMVDFALERRRVGLSAEHAIREAALLRFRPIMMTTFAAIFGTLPIALGAGAGAELRQPLGVAVVGGLCLSQLLTLYITPVIYIYLDRVDRRLRRKLEPQLEEAGEGERPHVVAAE, from the coding sequence ATGACGCTCTCCGAACTCTGCATCCGCCGGCCGGTCATGACGACGCTGATTACGGCGTCGATCATCGCGTTCGGCGTGTTCGGTTTCCGCCTGCTGCCGGTGTCGGCGCTGCCGCGGGTCGACTTCCCGACCATTGCGGTGACTGCGACGTTGCCGGGCGCGAGCGCGGACACCATGGCGGCCTCGGTCGCCGGCGTCATCGAGCGCCAGCTTTCGACGGTTGCCGGCATCTCGTCGATGTCGTCGAACTCGTCGCAGGGCACCAGCACCATCACCATCCAGTTCGACCTCAACCGCAACATCGATGCCGCTGCGCTCGACGTGCAGACCGCGCTGACGATCGCGCAGCGCCGGTTGCCGGTCGAGATGATCATCCCGCCGAGCTTCCGCAAAGTGAACCCGGCCGATTTCCCTGTTCTGTTCGTCGTGCTCAACTCGTCGACGCTGCCGCTGTCGGCGGTCCACGAATATGGCGACATCACCATCGGCCAGACGCTCTCGCAGATTCCGGGCGTCGCCCAGGTCAGCGTCTATGGCGCGCAGAAATTCGCCATTCGCGTCCAGGCGGACCCTGAGGCCGCTGCGGCCCGCGGGCTGTCGCTCGAGGACATCAGGACGGCGGTGTCCCGCGCCAATTCCTCGACCCCGGTCGGCACGCTGAACGGGCCGAAGCAGGACGTGGCGCTGCAAGCCTCGGGCCAGATGGACAAGGCGATGGACTATCGCCAGATCGTGGTGGCCTGGCGCAACGGCTTCCCGGTCAAGCTCGACGAGGTGGCGCGGATCTACGACAGCGTCGAGAACGAGCGGATCGCAAGCTGGCTGAACGGCGAGCGCGCCATCGTGCTCGGCATCCAGAAGCAGCCGGACGCCAACACGGTGGCGGTGGTCGATTCCATTCTGGCGAAATTCCCGGCGCTGCGCGCGCAGATCCCGCCATCGGTCTCGATCAACGTTTTGATGGATCGCTCGATCTCCATCCGGCAGGCGGTGGCCGATGTCGAGGAAACGCTTTTGATCGCGATCGGGCTGGTCATCCTGGTGATCTTCCTGTTCTTGCGTTCGGCGTCCGCGACCTTCATTCCGGCGCTGGCGGTTCCGATTTCGCTGTTCGGCACCTGCGCGGTGATGTACGCGCTCGACTACTCCATCAACAACATGACGCTCTTGGCGCTGACGCTCTCGGTCGGCTTCGTGGTCGACGACGCCATCGTCATGCTGGAAAACATCGTCCGCCACATCGAGCACGGCATGCGGCCGTTCGAGGCGGCGCTGAAGGGCGCCCGCGAGATCGGTTTCACCATTATCTCGATCACGTTCTCGCTGATCGCCGTGTTCATTCCGGTGCTGCTGATGGGCGGCATCGTCGGCCGCGTGTTCCGCGAATTCGCGGTGACGGTGTCGGTCGCCATCATCGTGTCCGGATTCGTCTCGCTGACGCTGACGCCGATGCTGTGCGCGCGCGTGCTGCGGGCGCACGATGCGACCAAGCGGCCGAATGTCGTGCTTCGCGTCTTCGAGGCGATGTTCGATTCCTGGCTGCGCGCCTATGAGTGGACACTCGACTGGGTGCTGGCCCGAAAATTCCTGATGCTGATGGTGACGCTGGCCACCCTGGGCGGCACCGTCTATCTCTACATGATCGTGCCGAAGGGCTTCTTCCCGCAGGAGGACACCGGCTTCCTGATCGGTGTGACCGAGGCTGCCACCGATACTTCGTTTGAGGCGATGAAGGAGCGGCAACAGGCGCTGGTCGAGGTGCTGAAATCCGATCCGGCGATCGAATACATCAATTCCACCGTCGGGGCCGGCGGACCCAACACCACGGCCAACTACGGCCGCCTGTTCATCGCGCTGAAGCCGAAGAAGGAGCGCGACAATCTCAATACGATCATCGGCCGGCTGCGCAACAAGGCCCGCCAGATTCCGGGCATGCAGGCGTTCTTCCAGCCGATCCAGAACCTCAATATCGGCGGCCGGATTTCCAAGAGCCAGTATCAATACGTGATGCAGAGCGGTGACACCGACTCGCTGTACCGGGTCGCGCCTGAAATGCGCGACAAGATCGAGAAGGTGCCAGGCCTGCTCGACGTCACCACCGATCTCTACATCAAGAATCCGCAGATGACGGTCGACATCGACCGTGAGAAGGCTGCGGTCTACGGCGTCACCGTCGATCAGGTGCGTAACCAGCTCTACAATGCCTATGGTTCGCGCCAGGTCGGCACCATCTACATGCCGTCGAACGACTACCAGATCATCCTGGAAGTGCAGCCGCAGTTCCGCGTCGATCCGTCCGACCTCTCCAAGCTCTACATGAAGACCCAGAACAACCAGACGATCCCGCTATCGGCGGTGGCGAAGCTGGTTCCGACCGTCGGTCCGCTGCAGATCAATCACCAGGCCCAGCAGCCGGCGGTGACGATCTCCTTCAACCTCGCTCCCGGCTATTCGCTGGGCTATGCGGTCGATGAGATCACCAAGCTGGAGCAGCTTTCGAACCTGCCAGCGACGATCGCCACCAACTTCTCCGGCACGGCGCAGGTGTTCCAGGATTCGCTGCGCGGGCAGGGCGTCCTGATCCTGGCCGCCGTGTTCGCCGCCTTCGTCATCCTCGGCATTCTCTACGAGAGCTTCATCCATCCGATCACCATCATCTCGGGCCTGCCGTCGGCCGGTATCGGCGCGATTTTGACCTTGATGCTGTTCGGGATGGAAATGTCGGTCATCGCGATGATCGGCATCGTGATGCTGGTCGGCATCGTCAAGAAGAACGCCATCATGATGGTCGACTTCGCGCTGGAGCGCCGCCGCGTCGGCCTCAGCGCCGAGCACGCGATCCGGGAGGCTGCGCTGCTCCGATTCCGCCCGATCATGATGACGACGTTTGCCGCGATCTTCGGCACGCTGCCGATTGCGCTCGGCGCGGGCGCAGGCGCCGAGTTGCGCCAGCCGCTCGGCGTCGCCGTGGTCGGCGGTCTCTGCCTGTCGCAATTGCTGACGCTCTACATCACGCCGGTCATCTACATCTATCTCGACCGCGTCGACCGCCGCCTGCGGCGCAAGCTCGAACCGCAACTGGAAGAAGCGGGCGAGGGCGAGCGGCCGCACGTGGTCGCCGCCGAATGA
- a CDS encoding amidohydrolase family protein — translation MMAFGRVIRFASHAAALLIALVWTTTTIGPVRADEPIEIFDAHMHYNWEPKPYYSVDEVLALFRKHRVTGILATSRPNTGTHALMDAKPQGLQIVPFIRPYRVRADIQTWFGDPFIFDLVQDEFKRGYYRGIGEFHISGKAADTEWVKRTVDFAVEHDLYLHAHADDIAVEILMRHNPRARIIWAHTGFGLSTDRVAEMLSKYPKLWGELSYRGGIVDGSGKLTAEWRALFERYPDRFLLGSDTWINERWQSYGDIMAGYRAWLAQLPPKIAAQIANGNAKALFGGER, via the coding sequence ATGATGGCGTTCGGGCGCGTCATACGATTTGCGTCGCATGCCGCCGCTCTCCTGATCGCGCTGGTCTGGACGACCACAACGATCGGTCCGGTCCGCGCGGACGAGCCGATCGAGATCTTCGACGCCCATATGCACTACAATTGGGAGCCGAAGCCCTATTACAGTGTCGACGAAGTGCTGGCACTGTTTAGAAAGCATCGTGTCACCGGCATCCTCGCCACCAGCCGGCCAAACACCGGCACGCATGCGCTGATGGATGCCAAGCCGCAGGGCCTGCAGATCGTTCCCTTCATCCGGCCGTATCGCGTGCGTGCGGACATCCAGACCTGGTTCGGCGATCCCTTTATTTTCGACCTCGTGCAGGACGAGTTCAAACGCGGCTATTACCGCGGCATCGGCGAATTCCACATCTCGGGCAAGGCGGCCGATACCGAGTGGGTCAAGAGGACCGTCGACTTCGCGGTGGAGCACGATCTCTATCTGCACGCCCATGCCGATGATATCGCCGTCGAAATCCTGATGCGGCACAATCCGCGCGCCCGCATCATCTGGGCCCATACCGGCTTTGGGCTTTCGACCGACCGTGTCGCCGAGATGCTGTCGAAATATCCAAAGCTGTGGGGCGAATTATCCTACCGCGGCGGCATCGTCGACGGCAGCGGCAAGCTGACGGCTGAATGGCGCGCGCTGTTCGAGCGCTATCCGGACCGTTTCCTGCTCGGTTCCGACACCTGGATCAACGAGCGCTGGCAGAGCTACGGCGACATCATGGCCGGGTATCGGGCGTGGCTTGCGCAGCTACCGCCGAAGATCGCGGCGCAGATCGCCAATGGCAATGCGAAGGCGCTGTTCGGCGGTGAACGCTAG
- a CDS encoding DUF1330 domain-containing protein, with the protein MKAYLVLDLTVNDFAGFRKYIAEIPAFIAKHSGKYIVQGVQPMPIEGDWKPERMVIIEFPERRKAEAFLSDPEIQDLFKVRHATTTSKLVLADGCI; encoded by the coding sequence ATGAAAGCGTATTTGGTGCTCGACTTGACAGTGAATGACTTCGCTGGATTCAGAAAATACATCGCTGAAATTCCTGCATTCATCGCAAAGCATTCAGGAAAATACATCGTTCAAGGGGTTCAACCGATGCCTATCGAGGGTGATTGGAAACCCGAACGCATGGTCATCATCGAGTTTCCAGAACGCCGAAAGGCAGAAGCATTTCTAAGTGACCCCGAGATTCAGGACCTGTTCAAGGTGCGCCACGCCACGACAACGAGTAAACTGGTGCTTGCCGATGGGTGCATATAA
- a CDS encoding tripartite tricarboxylate transporter substrate binding protein BugD, whose translation MKKTAAIALAFAMVSSASLAQNYPTRPITLLVPFAAGGATDTVARVTAQSMSKLLGQTIVIENATGAGGTIAATRASRAEPDGYTLLIHHIGISTAATLYRKLAYDTKTAFAPIGLVTNAPMTIIGRPDLPPNTLAELVTYIKANGDKMTFGNAGLGAASHLCGMLFMTAVGKEILAVPYKGNAPIMNDLIAKQIDLSCDQTTNTTGPIASKLVKAYAITTKSRLASMPDLPSADEAGLKGIEVGAWHGIYAPKGTPDEIVQKLSKTLQEALRDPDLVKRFNDINTEPVPQNEATPEALKVKLISEVDRWAPIIKAAGQFAD comes from the coding sequence ATGAAGAAGACAGCCGCCATTGCGCTCGCGTTCGCCATGGTCAGTTCCGCGAGCCTGGCGCAGAACTATCCGACCCGGCCGATCACGCTGCTGGTCCCCTTCGCGGCCGGCGGCGCCACCGACACGGTGGCGCGGGTGACCGCGCAATCGATGTCGAAACTGCTGGGCCAGACCATCGTCATCGAAAATGCGACGGGCGCCGGCGGCACGATCGCCGCCACGCGGGCCTCGCGCGCGGAACCGGACGGCTATACGCTCTTGATCCACCATATCGGCATCTCGACGGCCGCCACGCTGTACCGCAAGCTGGCCTACGACACCAAGACGGCGTTTGCCCCGATCGGCCTCGTTACCAACGCGCCGATGACGATCATCGGCCGGCCCGATTTGCCGCCGAACACGCTGGCTGAGCTTGTCACCTACATCAAGGCCAATGGCGACAAGATGACCTTTGGCAATGCGGGGCTCGGCGCTGCATCCCATCTCTGCGGCATGCTGTTCATGACCGCGGTCGGCAAGGAAATCCTCGCCGTGCCCTATAAGGGCAATGCGCCCATCATGAACGACCTGATCGCCAAGCAGATCGACCTCTCCTGCGACCAGACCACGAACACCACGGGCCCGATCGCGTCGAAGCTGGTCAAAGCCTACGCCATCACCACGAAGTCGCGCCTCGCATCCATGCCCGATCTTCCGAGCGCGGATGAAGCCGGTTTGAAGGGCATTGAAGTCGGCGCCTGGCACGGCATCTACGCGCCCAAGGGCACGCCCGACGAGATCGTTCAGAAGCTGTCCAAGACGCTGCAAGAGGCGCTGCGCGATCCCGACCTGGTGAAACGCTTCAACGACATCAACACCGAACCCGTCCCGCAGAATGAAGCGACGCCCGAAGCCCTGAAGGTAAAACTGATCAGCGAAGTCGATCGCTGGGCGCCGATCATCAAGGCGGCCGGTCAGTTTGCGGATTGA
- a CDS encoding tartrate dehydrogenase: MREYSIAAIPADGIGPEVIAAGVTALESLQKRLGDVRFNVETFDWGSDYYRKHGVMMPADALTTLKKFDAIYFGAVGAPDVPDHITLWGLRLPICQGFDQYANVRPTRILPGITSPLRHAGPGDLDWVIVRENSEGEYAGCGGRVHRGLPEEVGTEVAIFTRVGVQRIMRYAFKLAQSRPRKLLTVVTKSNAQRHGMVMWDEIADEVSKEFPDVTWDKMLVDAMTVRMTLKPQSLDTIVATNLHADILSDLAGALAGSLGVAPTANIDPERRFPSMFEPIHGSAFDITGKGIANPVASFWTASQMLDHLGEAEASARLMRAVEKVTGDGITTPDVGGTATTKDVTNAVVEAIQTSNV; this comes from the coding sequence ATGCGTGAATATTCAATCGCGGCAATTCCGGCCGACGGGATCGGCCCCGAGGTCATCGCCGCCGGCGTCACCGCGCTGGAGAGCCTTCAGAAGCGCCTGGGCGACGTGAGGTTCAATGTCGAAACCTTCGACTGGGGTTCCGACTATTACCGCAAGCACGGCGTGATGATGCCGGCGGATGCGCTCACCACGCTGAAGAAATTCGATGCGATCTATTTCGGCGCGGTCGGCGCGCCCGACGTTCCCGATCACATCACGCTGTGGGGCCTGCGCCTGCCGATCTGCCAGGGCTTTGATCAATACGCCAATGTCCGGCCGACCCGAATCCTGCCAGGCATCACCTCGCCGCTGCGCCATGCCGGCCCCGGCGACCTCGACTGGGTGATCGTGCGCGAAAATTCCGAGGGCGAATATGCCGGCTGCGGCGGCCGCGTCCATCGCGGCCTGCCGGAGGAAGTCGGCACGGAAGTCGCGATTTTTACCCGCGTCGGCGTCCAGCGCATCATGCGCTATGCGTTCAAGCTCGCGCAGTCCCGGCCGCGAAAACTCCTCACCGTGGTTACAAAATCGAATGCGCAGCGGCATGGCATGGTGATGTGGGACGAGATCGCCGACGAGGTCTCGAAAGAATTTCCTGATGTCACCTGGGACAAGATGCTGGTCGACGCGATGACGGTGCGGATGACGCTGAAGCCGCAGAGCCTCGATACGATCGTGGCGACCAACCTGCATGCCGACATCCTCTCCGACCTCGCCGGCGCGCTGGCCGGGAGCCTTGGGGTCGCCCCGACCGCCAACATCGATCCCGAGCGGCGCTTTCCGTCGATGTTCGAGCCAATCCATGGCTCGGCGTTCGATATCACCGGCAAGGGCATCGCCAACCCGGTCGCCAGTTTCTGGACGGCATCGCAGATGCTCGATCATCTCGGCGAGGCCGAGGCCTCGGCGCGGTTGATGCGCGCGGTGGAGAAGGTGACAGGCGACGGCATCACGACACCGGATGTCGGCGGCACCGCGACGACAAAGGATGTGACCAACGCCGTCGTCGAGGCGATCCAGACCTCCAACGTTTGA
- a CDS encoding LysR family transcriptional regulator, whose product MDLHHLRCFVAAAEELHFGRAAQRLDMLPSALGRFIRLLEDDLGTRLMTRTTRSVALTDDGAVLLREARVLLVQADALAGRFRSRGRKRAAIIRVGAIDSAAAGLLPRLLHDFRKRRPDVTVQLVEEKTVRLLPRLLSGRLDLAFVRPPERPDKRLEFLFLLHETAVVAVADRHPLASRKRVTIADLENAPLIVPERRSRPHSHDLTMKLFAEAGREARVAQIADEKQTIVNLVSAGLGVAIVPRWTSRMATRGVRFIRLAASDMNKLPLAAACTRGTRDPVRDDMLEMLKADLPRYAREA is encoded by the coding sequence ATGGATCTTCATCACTTGCGCTGTTTCGTGGCGGCGGCCGAGGAACTGCATTTTGGCAGGGCCGCGCAGCGGCTCGACATGCTGCCGTCGGCGCTTGGCCGCTTCATCCGCTTGCTCGAGGACGACCTCGGCACGCGGCTGATGACGCGCACGACGCGAAGCGTCGCGCTGACCGACGACGGCGCTGTGCTGCTCAGGGAAGCGCGGGTGTTGCTGGTGCAGGCCGATGCGCTGGCCGGCCGGTTTCGCTCCCGCGGCCGCAAGCGGGCTGCGATCATCCGCGTCGGCGCCATCGACAGCGCCGCCGCCGGACTGCTGCCGCGGCTGTTGCACGATTTCCGGAAGCGCCGGCCTGACGTCACCGTGCAACTGGTCGAGGAAAAGACGGTCCGCCTGCTGCCCCGCCTGTTGTCCGGCCGGCTCGATCTCGCCTTCGTGCGCCCGCCGGAGCGGCCCGACAAGCGGCTGGAGTTTCTCTTCCTGCTGCACGAGACCGCCGTCGTCGCGGTTGCCGACCGTCACCCGCTGGCATCGCGGAAACGCGTGACCATCGCCGATCTCGAAAACGCGCCGTTGATCGTGCCTGAACGCCGCTCGCGTCCGCACAGCCATGACCTCACCATGAAACTGTTTGCGGAAGCAGGGCGTGAAGCGCGTGTGGCGCAGATCGCCGACGAGAAGCAGACCATCGTCAATCTGGTCTCCGCAGGACTGGGCGTCGCCATCGTCCCGCGCTGGACATCGCGAATGGCCACGCGCGGCGTCCGCTTCATCCGCCTCGCAGCCTCCGACATGAACAAGCTGCCGCTCGCCGCCGCCTGCACCCGCGGCACGCGCGATCCGGTGCGCGATGACATGCTGGAGATGCTGAAAGCCGATCTGCCGCGCTATGCGCGGGAGGCGTAG
- the erpA gene encoding iron-sulfur cluster insertion protein ErpA — protein MTTAITVSERAARRIGEILKTEGDGAMLRISVEGGGCSGFQYKFDVDHAKAEDDLVIARENAVVLVDPASVPFLAGSEVDFVDDLIGASFRVVNPNATASCGCGTSFSV, from the coding sequence ATGACCACTGCCATCACCGTCAGCGAGCGGGCCGCCCGCCGCATCGGCGAAATCCTCAAGACCGAAGGCGACGGCGCCATGCTGCGCATCTCCGTCGAGGGCGGCGGCTGCTCCGGCTTCCAGTACAAGTTCGACGTCGACCATGCCAAGGCCGAGGATGACCTCGTGATCGCCCGTGAGAACGCGGTGGTGCTAGTCGATCCGGCCTCGGTGCCGTTCCTCGCAGGCTCGGAAGTCGATTTCGTCGACGATCTGATCGGCGCCTCCTTCCGCGTGGTCAACCCGAACGCCACGGCGTCGTGCGGCTGCGGGACCAGCTTTTCGGTCTGA
- a CDS encoding deoxyguanosinetriphosphate triphosphohydrolase, producing MSVGMAAPRAPYGCDPDSSRGRLFAEPPSRTRSPFRRDCDRVIHSTAFRRLKHKTQVFVFHEGDHYRTRLTHSLEVAQIARALARQLGLDEDLTETLALAHDLGHPPFGHAGERALDKCLAGHGGFDHNAQALRVVTSLEHRYPEFDGLNLTWETLEGIVKHNGPLTERDGIPVGIADFNQKFDLELWSYASLEAQAAAFADDIAYDAHDIDDGLRAGLFSVDDLKVMPLTEAIIQEIDRHYPNLDNARRGAELVRELISYMIGAVMSEAGRRLAAAKPQSAHDVRHHHQPLVAFPPGVAEQEAAIKAFLKLHMYRHHRVMRVMGEAEGILFDLFARYQTSPGDLPAEWIEGTERESEGERARRIGNFIAGMTDRFALIEHQRLFDSTPDLR from the coding sequence GTGTCGGTCGGAATGGCTGCTCCCCGTGCGCCTTATGGCTGCGACCCCGATTCCAGCCGTGGCCGGCTGTTTGCGGAGCCGCCGAGCCGGACCCGCAGCCCGTTTCGGCGCGATTGCGACCGGGTGATCCATTCTACCGCGTTCCGCCGCCTCAAGCACAAGACGCAGGTGTTCGTGTTCCACGAGGGCGACCATTACCGCACGCGGCTGACCCATTCGCTGGAAGTGGCGCAGATCGCCCGCGCGCTGGCCCGGCAGCTCGGTCTCGACGAGGACCTCACGGAAACGTTGGCGCTGGCCCATGACCTCGGCCATCCCCCGTTCGGGCACGCCGGCGAGCGGGCGCTCGACAAATGCCTCGCCGGCCACGGCGGCTTCGACCACAACGCGCAGGCGCTGCGGGTGGTGACCTCGCTGGAGCACCGCTATCCCGAGTTCGACGGGCTGAACCTGACCTGGGAAACGCTCGAGGGCATCGTCAAGCACAACGGCCCGCTGACCGAGCGGGACGGGATTCCCGTCGGGATTGCCGACTTCAACCAGAAATTCGATCTGGAGCTGTGGAGCTACGCCTCGCTGGAGGCGCAGGCCGCAGCCTTCGCCGACGACATCGCCTATGACGCCCACGACATCGACGATGGCCTGCGCGCAGGCCTGTTCAGCGTCGATGATTTGAAGGTCATGCCGCTCACCGAAGCAATCATCCAAGAGATCGACCGGCATTATCCCAATCTCGACAATGCCAGGCGCGGCGCGGAACTGGTGCGCGAGCTGATTTCCTACATGATCGGGGCGGTCATGTCGGAGGCGGGCAGGCGGCTGGCGGCGGCCAAACCGCAATCGGCGCATGACGTCCGCCACCACCATCAGCCGCTGGTCGCCTTTCCGCCCGGGGTCGCCGAGCAGGAGGCCGCGATCAAGGCGTTCCTGAAGCTGCATATGTACCGCCACCACCGCGTCATGCGGGTGATGGGCGAGGCGGAAGGGATCCTGTTCGACCTGTTCGCGCGCTACCAGACCTCCCCGGGCGACCTGCCGGCGGAATGGATCGAGGGTACCGAACGTGAGAGCGAGGGCGAGCGGGCGCGCCGGATCGGCAATTTCATCGCCGGAATGACCGACCGTTTCGCCCTGATCGAGCACCAAAGGCTTTTTGACTCGACCCCGGATTTGCGTTAG